Proteins co-encoded in one Malus sylvestris chromosome 9, drMalSylv7.2, whole genome shotgun sequence genomic window:
- the LOC126581881 gene encoding 3-hydroxyisobutyryl-CoA hydrolase-like protein 5: MAQEVVTSDEVLVGEEIERVRLITLNRPRQLNVISSKVVSLLAEYLEKWEKDDNAELVIIKGSGRAFSAGGDLKMFYDGRKSKDSCLEVVYRMYWLCYHIHTYKKTQVALVHGISMGGGASLMVPMKFSVVTEKTVFSTPEASIGFHTDCGFSYMHSHLPGFLGEFLGLTGARLNGKELVAVGLATHFVPLEKLSDLEKRLISLNSGNENAVKAAIEEFSVEVKPDEESVLNKQSIIDECFSKDTVAEIIQSFEVEAKKEGNGWIGPHLKGLKRSSPTGLRITLRSIREGRKQTLPESLKKEFRLTINILRSKISEDVYEGIRALTIDKDNAPKWNPPSLDNVVDKKLDQVFQPFEEDLELQIKEQEENRWDGKYENSAYASLKVTE; encoded by the exons ATGGCTCAGGAAGTTGTAACTTCTGATGAG GTTCTTGTTGGAGAAGAAATAGAGCGGGTGAGGTTGATCACACTGAACAGGCCTCGTCAATTGAATGTCATCTCATCCAAAGTG GTTTCTTTGCTAGCTGAGTACTTGGAAAAGTGGGAAAAAGATGACAATGCTGAGCTTGTAATTATCAAG GGATCAGGCCGAGCTTTTTCAGCTGGCGGGGACTTGAAAATGTTCTATGACGGCAGGAAATCAA AGGATTCCTGCCTTGAAGTTGTTTACAGAATGTATTGGCTTTGCTACCACATTCATACTTACAAGAAAACACAG GTGGCTCTGGTCCACGGAATTTCAATGGGTGGAGGCGCATCTTTGATGGTCCCAATGAAGTTCTCAGTAGTCACTGAAAAAACT GTTTTTTCCACTCCAGAAGCTAGTATTGGATTTCATACAGATTGCGGTTTCTCATATATGCATTCCCATCTTCCTGGGTTTCTCG GGGAGTTTTTGGGCTTAACAGGAGCAAGACTGAATGGTAAGGAACTGGTTGCGGTTGGACTGGCAACCCATTTTGTCCCTCTTGAG AAATTATCCGATCTAGAGAAGCGTTTGATAAGTTTGAACTCCGGAAatgagaacgcggtcaaagctGCAATTGAAGAATTTTCTGTGGAAGTCAAGCCTGATGAAGAAAGTGTTTTAAACAA GCAGTCAATAATTGACGAGTGCTTCTCCAAAGATACAGTGGCTGAGATTATACAATCATTT GAAGTAGAGgcaaagaaagaaggaaatggATGGATAGGTCCACATCTCAAGGGCTTAAAAAGATCATCCCCTACGGGATTGAGAATAACACTGAGATCG ATTCGAGAAGGCAGGAAGCAAACGTTGCCTGAATCTCTGAAGAAGGAATTTAGACTCACAATAAATATACTGCGGTCCAAAATTTCTGAGGATGTTTATGAG GGTATTAGAGCTCTCACTATTGACAAGGATAATGCTCCCAAG TGGAACCCGCCGTCTCTTGACAATGTGGTGGATAAGAAACTAGACCAGGTCTTCCAGCCGTTCGAAGAAGATTTGGAGCTCCAGATAAAGGAACAGGAAGAAAACAG GTGGGATGGCAAGTATGAGAATTCAGCTTATGCATCCCTGAAGGTGACCGAGTAA
- the LOC126581884 gene encoding uncharacterized protein LOC126581884 encodes MALNLTAASSFSSSFSPPPPFLNPKHKPHLKLYPFRTYAAHSSDGTESWVKEEDPPASFSGSSSSARTQLDLLEQLTSSSSSVDASYVSDGNSRKLTIRQQLAQLVGDRDGDFVIPLGKNFKKVSAKALTVSQKRNIKRQAYLNEVSKRNDSVFFATIGAFVLVPPLVILGIAILTGYVQLFP; translated from the exons ATGGCCCTGAATTTAACTGCtgcttcttcattttcttcttcttttagtCCTCCTCCTCCATTTCTAAACCCAAAGCACAAACCCCACCTCAAGTTGTATCCTTTTAGAACATATGCAGCTCATTCGTCAGACGGAACTGAGAGTTGGGTTAAAGAGGAAGACCCTCCCGCTTCTTTCTCCG GATCATCGTCATCTGCTCGCACACAGCTGGATCTTTTGGAGCAACTTACCTCTTCTAGCTCATCAGTTGACGCCA GTTATGTTAGTGATGGCAACTCCCGAAAACTTACAATCCGTCAGCAGCTAGCGCAGTTGGTTGGGGACAGAGACGGGGATTTCGTCATTCCACTCggtaaaaactttaaaaaggTGAGTGCCAAGGCTCTAACCGTCTCTCAGAAGCGAAATATCAAACGACAGGCTTACTTAAACGAAGTATCGAAGAGGAATGATTCAGTTTTCTTTGCCACCATTGGAGCATTTGTGCTTGTTCCACCTCTTGTAATATTAGGAATCGCCATATTGACAGGTTATGTACAGCTTTTCCCATGA
- the LOC126581883 gene encoding 60S ribosomal protein L18a-2-like: MNFEGPYTPTRGIRVFKPSLVIELWKTNCSRSQQPSAVSSQSSQSSGVSLPHRKKMGVFRFHQYQVVGRALPTEKDEHPKIYRMKLWATNEVRAKSKFWYFLRKLKKVKKSNGQVLAINEIFEKYPTTIKNYGIWLRYQSRTGYHNMYKEYRDTTLNGAVEAMYTELASRHRVRFPCIQIIKTATIPAKLCKRESTKQFHNSKIKFPLVFRKVRPPSRKLKTTYKASRPNLFM, translated from the exons ATGAACTTTGAAGGCCCATACACACCAACCagaggaattagggtttttaaacCTTCGCTTGTTATAGAGTTGTGGAAGACAAACTGCTCTCGCAGCCAGCAGCCGTCAGCAGTCAGCAGCCAGAGTAGCCAGAGCAGCGGCGTCTCTCTCCCTCATCGCAAAAAAATGGGTGTTTTCAGG TTTCACCAGTACCAGGTGGTGGGGAGAGCCCTCCCGACTGAGAAGGATGAGCATCCCAAGATCTACCGGATGAAGCTCTGGGCCACCAATGAGGTCCGTGCCAAATCCAAGTTCTG gtACTTCTTGAGGAAGTTGAAGAAAGTGAAGAAAAGCAATGGACAAGTTTTGGCCATCAATGAG ATTTTTGAGAAATATCCAACTACCATCAAGAACTATGGAATCTGGCTTCGATATCAGAGCCGAACTGGTTATCACAACATGTACAAGGAGTACCGAGACACAACTCTCAATGGTGCTGTTGAAGCCATGTACACTGAGTTGGCATCTCGTCACAGGGTGAGGTTTCCGTGCATCCAAATCATCAAGACAGCTACCATCCCAGCAAAACTCTGCAAGAGGGAGAGCACCAAGCAGTTCCATAACTCCAAGATCAAGTTCCCGTTGGTGTTCAGGAAGGTTAGGCCCCCATCCAGGAAGCTCAAGACGACATACAAGGCATCCAGGCCCAACCTCTTTATGTAA
- the LOC126581882 gene encoding cytochrome b561 domain-containing protein At2g30890-like isoform X2, with the protein MSKWNPTRESKMKFLQKLGFFCIRSSLLLFLVSPLVSSSQEHMKGGGSHKDNIHKMSHKLSFEIRLHGFLLWASMGFLMPVGILAIRMSQREECGRRLRILFYVHGFSEMLSILLATAAAVMSFRNFNNSFNNKHQRVGLGLYGLIWLQALIGFIRPQRGSKGRSVWFSVHWILGTAVSLLGILNIYTGLQAYHERTSKGIKLWTIIFTAQVSFMTFFYLFQDKWWYIQKQGVLLGREPVRPTTDQVLLPIEKQKRAVTDSC; encoded by the exons ATGTCAAAGTGGAACCCCACAAG AGAAAGCAAGATGAAGTTTCTGCAGAAACTGGGTTTCTTCTGCATTCGTTCaagtcttcttctttttcttgtttcgCCGCTCGTCAGCTCCTCTCAAGAACACATGAAGGGTGGAGGCAGTCACAAAGACAACATTCATAAG ATGAGTCACAAATTATCGTTTGAAATCAGACTCCACGGGTTTCTTCTTTGGGCTTCGATGGGGTTCTTGATGCCTGTAGGAATACTTGCTATCAGAATGTCACAGAGAGAGGAATGTGGAAGAAGGCTCAGAATTCTTTTCTATGTTCATGGTTTTTCAGAG ATGCTCTCTATCCTTCttgcaacagcagcagcagtgATGTCCTTCAGAAACTTCAACAACTCCTTCAACAATAAACACCAAAGAGTTGGCTTAGGCCTATATGGCCTCATATGGTTGCAAGCCCTAATAGGGTTTATAAGGCCACAAAG GGGATCCAAGGGAAGAAGCGTATGGTTTTCTGTGCATTGGATTCTTGGAACTGCAGTGTCACTGCTTGGGATCCTCAACATATACACAGGACTACAAGCCTACCATGAGAGGACCTCAAAAGGCATAAAGCTTTGGACCATAATTTTCACTGCTCAAGTCTCTTTCATGACCTTCTTCTACCTATTCCAAGACAAATGGTGGTACATCCAAAAGCAAGGAGTGCTTCTGGGCCGTGAACCAGTAAGGCCCACTACAGATCAAGTCCTTTTGCCAATAGAAAAGCAAAAGCGAGCAGTCACTGATTCTTGCTGA
- the LOC126581882 gene encoding cytochrome b561 domain-containing protein At2g30890-like isoform X1: MSKWNPTRESKMKFLQKLGFFCIRSSLLLFLVSPLVSSSQEHMKGGGSHKDNIHKQMSHKLSFEIRLHGFLLWASMGFLMPVGILAIRMSQREECGRRLRILFYVHGFSEMLSILLATAAAVMSFRNFNNSFNNKHQRVGLGLYGLIWLQALIGFIRPQRGSKGRSVWFSVHWILGTAVSLLGILNIYTGLQAYHERTSKGIKLWTIIFTAQVSFMTFFYLFQDKWWYIQKQGVLLGREPVRPTTDQVLLPIEKQKRAVTDSC, from the exons ATGTCAAAGTGGAACCCCACAAG AGAAAGCAAGATGAAGTTTCTGCAGAAACTGGGTTTCTTCTGCATTCGTTCaagtcttcttctttttcttgtttcgCCGCTCGTCAGCTCCTCTCAAGAACACATGAAGGGTGGAGGCAGTCACAAAGACAACATTCATAAG CAGATGAGTCACAAATTATCGTTTGAAATCAGACTCCACGGGTTTCTTCTTTGGGCTTCGATGGGGTTCTTGATGCCTGTAGGAATACTTGCTATCAGAATGTCACAGAGAGAGGAATGTGGAAGAAGGCTCAGAATTCTTTTCTATGTTCATGGTTTTTCAGAG ATGCTCTCTATCCTTCttgcaacagcagcagcagtgATGTCCTTCAGAAACTTCAACAACTCCTTCAACAATAAACACCAAAGAGTTGGCTTAGGCCTATATGGCCTCATATGGTTGCAAGCCCTAATAGGGTTTATAAGGCCACAAAG GGGATCCAAGGGAAGAAGCGTATGGTTTTCTGTGCATTGGATTCTTGGAACTGCAGTGTCACTGCTTGGGATCCTCAACATATACACAGGACTACAAGCCTACCATGAGAGGACCTCAAAAGGCATAAAGCTTTGGACCATAATTTTCACTGCTCAAGTCTCTTTCATGACCTTCTTCTACCTATTCCAAGACAAATGGTGGTACATCCAAAAGCAAGGAGTGCTTCTGGGCCGTGAACCAGTAAGGCCCACTACAGATCAAGTCCTTTTGCCAATAGAAAAGCAAAAGCGAGCAGTCACTGATTCTTGCTGA
- the LOC126581882 gene encoding cytochrome b561 domain-containing protein At2g30890-like isoform X3, producing the protein MKFLQKLGFFCIRSSLLLFLVSPLVSSSQEHMKGGGSHKDNIHKQMSHKLSFEIRLHGFLLWASMGFLMPVGILAIRMSQREECGRRLRILFYVHGFSEMLSILLATAAAVMSFRNFNNSFNNKHQRVGLGLYGLIWLQALIGFIRPQRGSKGRSVWFSVHWILGTAVSLLGILNIYTGLQAYHERTSKGIKLWTIIFTAQVSFMTFFYLFQDKWWYIQKQGVLLGREPVRPTTDQVLLPIEKQKRAVTDSC; encoded by the exons ATGAAGTTTCTGCAGAAACTGGGTTTCTTCTGCATTCGTTCaagtcttcttctttttcttgtttcgCCGCTCGTCAGCTCCTCTCAAGAACACATGAAGGGTGGAGGCAGTCACAAAGACAACATTCATAAG CAGATGAGTCACAAATTATCGTTTGAAATCAGACTCCACGGGTTTCTTCTTTGGGCTTCGATGGGGTTCTTGATGCCTGTAGGAATACTTGCTATCAGAATGTCACAGAGAGAGGAATGTGGAAGAAGGCTCAGAATTCTTTTCTATGTTCATGGTTTTTCAGAG ATGCTCTCTATCCTTCttgcaacagcagcagcagtgATGTCCTTCAGAAACTTCAACAACTCCTTCAACAATAAACACCAAAGAGTTGGCTTAGGCCTATATGGCCTCATATGGTTGCAAGCCCTAATAGGGTTTATAAGGCCACAAAG GGGATCCAAGGGAAGAAGCGTATGGTTTTCTGTGCATTGGATTCTTGGAACTGCAGTGTCACTGCTTGGGATCCTCAACATATACACAGGACTACAAGCCTACCATGAGAGGACCTCAAAAGGCATAAAGCTTTGGACCATAATTTTCACTGCTCAAGTCTCTTTCATGACCTTCTTCTACCTATTCCAAGACAAATGGTGGTACATCCAAAAGCAAGGAGTGCTTCTGGGCCGTGAACCAGTAAGGCCCACTACAGATCAAGTCCTTTTGCCAATAGAAAAGCAAAAGCGAGCAGTCACTGATTCTTGCTGA